The sequence TTAGACGATAAGTCAGCTACTAATGGAGTTTTTCCAGTCTTAGGCAAACTACTATAAGCAGTTCCTTCAATCGTATTATTAGTAGTAATGTGTAAGTAATCATACGTATTTTGTGGCAAGTCTTTTAATACAGGTAATTTGGTGTAATGAAGATTCTTAGTTGAATCTAGAACGTCCACCCCAATGCCTAAACGACTAGCCTCGTCTCTAGCTCGATCAGCCCAATGGCCACTATCTAGTAAAGCAATTTTTTTATGCTCAGTTGCTAAATTCAAGGGAGCTGCACTAAACTGTAAAGTACATCCACCTTGGAAAAATAAAACTCGATAATTATCTGGTATTTGCAATAAAGCTCGCAAATCTTGTTGTGCTTGGTCGATAATGTTATCGAATAAATCAGAACGGTGGGATATTTCCATCACACTCATACCTGAATTATCATAAGATGGTAAATCGGCCTTTACTTTTTTTATGACTTCATCTGGCAAAACAGCTGGACCAGCTGAAAAATTATAAACTACCATGAACTCCACTCCCTTAAAAAATTAGATAAAAAAATCCCCACAGATAAAATCTCTGTGAGGAAACTAGTTGACTTAAATTATTAACCCCACAGCTATGAATTTGGCTTCATACATGAGGTTTAGTTAATAAGCCTACATGTATATACGTGTAGACTTGGAGGAGACTGTAAGGTTTAATGTACTTTTGATATTTTTCATATTAAAGAACCTCCAATTAACTTAAATAAACTTTAACATTCTTTTAATAATTGTCAACTAGTAATCTTTATTTATTATGAATATAATTAATTTATGACAATCATCTAGGAGGAAACATGACTCAATTTTACTTTATTCGTCATGGACAGACGAAAGCTAACGTCCTAAAAATGAAGCAAGGCACAATTAATTCAGAAATTACTTATCTCAATGATAATGGTCAAAAACAAGCCGAAACCTTACGTGACCACTTTGATATCAGCTTTGCGGACAGGATTATTTCTAGTCCTTTGAATCGGACTAAACAAACAACTGAAATTCTCAATCAAAAAGCTCAATTACCCGTCAGTTTTGATAAACGTTTATTAGAAATCTCGTATGGTCAATGGGACGGCCAAAAGAACGCCGACTTGAGAAAACAACACCCTGATGCTTATAATAATTATTGGGACGACGTTTTACCAATGTATGTTAAATACGCTCAAGATGGTGAAACTTTTGATGACGTAATCAACCGCGTACATGAATTTTTGATTGAAGCTACTAATAAGTATCCTAACGACAAAATTATCTGTGTAACGCATGGTTTCACCATTAAAGCTAGTGCTTTAGATGTTCTGAAGCCTAAAGATCCTATGAGTCTTCCAGAACCGAGAAACACTAGCGTCACCAAAATAACTAGTGTTAGTGATAAAGAGTTTTATTTAGAGTATTATAACCAAGTCTTTAATTAAAATTTCGAGATGAAAAAATGTGACAATTCAACAATTAGAAAATGAAATTATCAAGCAAAAAATTAGGAGTTTTACTGGTTTAAGTGGTTTAGCAAGTGTTAGAAACAGCGATATTGAAGAATATTTTTATGGTTTCATGGATTGGCTGATTGAAAATAAGATTCTAGAGAAAGTTAATAATTACTCAGAAGTTAGTTTAAGTTTACAATACGTTAATTCTGATGATTTTATTGTCTGGATCTTACATTTTGGCGATGTCTATGCTAATTTACGTGAGCGATATTCAGAAATCATCTATCCAAATGGTTTAGACAAAATTGCGATTGAACAATTGAAACAGCTGAAAAAAATCAATCCAAAGTATTCTTTTTTGGTGGCTTTAACTCATCACCTTAAAGACAGTCAATTTTATTCTGACCGCGATATTAAAAAACTTGATTCTCTTTTAAAAAATATTCCGAATAATAACAACAGTAAAATAAAACGCAATTCTACTTTGGGACAAGCTTTATTTGACTCTTTATACACCCTATCTAATTACGGAATTGAGCGAATGGTGAAAAAGAGCATTTAAAAAATCCGCTATCAAACGATAACGGATTTTTTTAGTCTAATTTTAAATCGGCTGATTCTAAGGCTTTCTTCACAACCCACATGACGTCTTCACTGTGCTGCAAATGCTGTTGGACTGCTTGTAAATCGTTAGTTCTAATAATTTTTTCAAATTCAACAAATTCTTGATACATCCGATGTGGATAAACATTGTGATCGATTTTTTCAACTAATTCTTTGTCATTGTCATAAATATCAAATGATTTCATTTCATTCGTTGGACCATTGACTACGATTGATCCATGGTTGCCTTGAATGACGCTACTTCTAAACGGAATGACGGAATCTTTAGCACCGATAGCTACTGCTTTAACAGAGCCGTAATCCAAAGTCAAAATACCTGATGTATCGATATTACGTTCGATATTTGGCAAATACGTTACTTTTTTAGGACGTCCCAACAAACCAACGATAAAGTGAATATTATAAATATTGAGATCCATCAAGGCTCCACCACCCTTTTTAGGATCAAATGCTGGTAAAATTTTTCCGGCTTTAAAGGCATCATACCGAGATGAATATTGGGAATAGTTGCTCTCAATAATTTTCAAATCACCTAATTCAGGCAACTTCTTTTTTAAGTCGAGGAAGTTTTGCAAATATTGAGTCGTAATTGCTTCTAACAAAACGAGATGTTTTTCTAAGGCAATTTTCTTTAGATCTTCGAACTCTTCGTACTTAACTGTGAAAGGTTTTTCGGAAATGACATTCTTCCCATTCTCCAAAGCCTTCTTAGCAAACTGATAGTGTAAGAAATTAGGAACTGCCACGTAGACGGTATCAAAATCACTCTTCTTTAAAGCCTCATCAAAATCAGTAAACACTTGTCCGATATGATATTCACTTTGTAGTTGCTTCAAAATATCAATACTTCTATTTGTACCGATAATAGCCGTCAGTTGTGTTTCTTTTAAATCCTTAGTAATCGTCAAAAAGTCATGTACAATATTTCCTGAACCAATAATCGCTAATTTCATTTTCATGCCTCCAAATCTTTTATCAACTCCATTGAACCACGACTTATTAAGTAATAACGTAATATATACAAAACGGTAAAAATGTTCCAATTATTTTTATACTAAAAACAAATTAGGTGAAACATTATGACAATTATCAACCAATTAAAGGCTCAAGATAATTTCAACGGTTCCGAAAAAGACTTAGCCAATTACATTTTAAAAAATAAAGAAGACGTTTTAAATTTATCGATTCAAAAGCTGGCTATTAATACCTTCAGTTCAACTTCTACGATTGTCAGACTTTGTCGAAAAATTGGCTTGAAAGGTTTCAAAGACTTCAAAATCAAATTATCAGCTGAATTGCAAAAGCATTACGACGATATATCAACTATCGATCCTGATTTTCCCTTTACTGAAGATGACTCTAACAAAGAAATCGCCCAAAAGATTGCTAGTGTCATGGAAACATCAATCAAGCAAACGAGTGAACTTTTGGATAATTCCACACTAGAGAAAGCCATTCGCTTAATTTTAAAAGCTAAAAATTTAGGTATTTTTGCATATGGTGATACTTATATTTCTGCTCTAAGTTTTCAAAACAAATTAATGAAAATAAATTTTCATGCCCAGTTGCCAACTTTAGTTGAAGAAAGTAACTTTCTAGCAGCTAATTTTCAAAAAGATGACTGTGCTCTTGTAATTTTTTACAGTGGCCAAACGAAAAGTACTTATCAAATGACAAAAATCTTACGACTCAAACGACTCGGAAAGTTCGACTGATAAAATCTCACCCTTTGCTTCAAGTGTTGCTATCGATTACGTCTTGAACACCTTGTATTCAGGATTATTCGTGGCTAATTACGACAATAACCAACGACATCGCTTGGCATCTGAAAAATTGTTTTCTGACTCTAGATTTTCAGAGCAAAAAAAATAAACCACCTTTTACGGATGGTTTATTTTTTTAGAAGTTTAACTTCACTGTTTGCATTAAATTAGATGTCACGACGACGTTCTTTAATACGAGCAGCCTTACCTGTACGAGCACGTAGGTAGTAAAGCTTGCTACGACGTACACGACCATGTCTGATAACTTCGATTTGTTCAACACGAGGTGTGTTCAATGGGAATGTTCTTTCAACACCAACACCGTTACTTACTTTACGAACAGTGTATGTTGCACTGATTCCTGAACCATGTCTCTTGATTACGACACCTTCGAATAATTGAATACGTTCACGTGAACCTTCAACAACCTTAGCATGTACACGAATAGTGTCACCACTACGGAAGTCAGGAATATCAGAACGTAATTGTTCTTTAGTAATATCTTGAATTAATTTATTCATAAATAATTTCTCCCTACCGACACTCTTATATATCTCGGACATACAGCGGAATATCGTTAATATGTGCGTTCAAACACTCTTAATATGATACTTTATTTGAACTTAATTGTAAACTAGTTATTTTGACGAATTTTGTGTAAAAGCTTCTTTTCCTCGTCAGTCAATGAAGCATGCTCCAATAAATCGGGTCGACGCTCTAAAGTCTTCTTCAAAGCTTGTTCTAAACGCCAGAGACGGATTTTTTCATGATCCCCGCTGATTAACACGTCGGGAACTTTTTTGCCACGAAAATCGGCCGGACGTGAATATTGAGGGTATTCTAGCAAGTTGTTTGAGAAAGATTCCTCTTCTGCGGAAAATGAATTCCCCAATACACCTGGCACGAACCGCAATGTTGCATCGATCATACTCATTGTTGGCAATTCGCCACCTGTCAAAATATAATCACCGATTGATACTTCATCAGTCACCAAATCTTTGACACGTTCATCAAAGCCTTCGTAATGTCCACAGATGAATACCAATTGATCTTCTTTAGCGAAATCTTTAGCCATTTTTGTATTGAAAGTTTTACCAGCTGGATCTAATAAAACGACCCGTTTCTTACCTGGTTTTTTCTTTTCAACATAATCCATTGCGTCATAAATCGGTTGAGCCTGCAACAACATCCCAGCTCCACCACCATATGGCGCATCATCAACGTGATTTTGCTTATTAGTAGTAAAATCACGAAAATCAACGACATCAATATTTACGAGTTCTTTTTCTTGTGCTTTTCCAATCAATGACTCATTTAATGCCTGAAACATTTTTGGAAAAATACTTAAAATTGTAATATCCATTAATCTATCAACCCATCCGGTATTTCAACTTTGACCTCTTTATTTTCAAGGTCAACTTCTTTAATTACATCATCAATATAAGGCAATAAAATTTCCTTATACTTTGGACTCTTGACGACCCAAACATCATTGGAACCTAATTCCATGATTTCGGTGATTTTGCCGACTTCGCCTAAATCTTTGTCAATCACATTCAAACCGATAATTTGACTGTATAAAAATTCGCCATCTTCTAAGTCGCTAGCTTCTTCACCATTAGCAAACAATTCTGATTTAACGAACTTTTCAACATCATTAATATTGTCATAGCCTTTTAATTTAACTAGAACAAAATTTTTGTGTGGACGTGATGATTCAACGACAAATTCAGTTTTATCTTTCAAGAACAACTTTGCACCTGATTTAAAACGATCTTTAGGAAAATCAGTAATTGGGATTACCCTTAATTCGCCTTTAATACCATGAGTATTTACGATAGTACCAACACGATATAATTTTTCAGTCATTTTTCCTCCGTGAATAAAAATGGAACCACGACAATTGTCTGGTCCCATTAAAAATTACTATTTTGTAAATTTGCTTTCGTGGAACTTTTGCATAATTCCGTGTTGTTTCAACAAGTGACGAACAGTATCTGAAGGTTGTGCACCTTTGTTTAACCATTCAACGATCTTGTCATCATCCAACTTGATTTCTTCTGGTTGTGAAATTGGGTTGTAGTAACCAACTTGTTCGATAAAGCGACCATCACGTGGTGAACGTGAATCTGCAACTACCAATCTGTAAAATGGTCTTAACTTACTACCCATACGTTTCATTCTGATTTTAACTGACATATGTTTGTTTCCTCCTAAATACTTAACTTTGTTAGTATACACAAAAAAATAGATGCTGTAAAGTTTTTTTCTTGACAGCATCTATTTTTTTTATGATTTAAAACGTTTAATCTTCTTTAAGCGCTTCTTCTTTTTCTTTTTATTACGACGAACCATCGACTTCATAGCCATCTTACCTAATCGACCTTGAACACCATTTCCCATCAATTGTTCCATCCCGGCCATGTTACCTTTACTCATCTTATTCATCATGTCACGGGATTGCTTGAATTGCTTGATCATCCGGTTAACGTTTTGAACGCTTTGACCAGAACCAGCCGCAATTCTACGACGACGTGAAGGGTTCAAAAGATCTGGATCTTCACGTTCTTTAGGTGTCATAGAATAAACGATAGCCTTCAAATGGGCAATATCTTTTTCACCAATATTGATATTAGCCAAGGCAGGATTATTAGCCATTCCTGGAATCATCTTCATCAATTCATCCAAAGGACCCATTTTTTGAATTTGATCCATTTGATCAATAAAGTCGTTGAAATCAAAACTGTTTTCACGAATCTTTTCGGCAACTTCTTTAGCTTGCTTCTCATCGTAATCAGTTTGAGCCTTTTCAATCAAGGTCAACATGTCACCCATACCAAGGATACGGTTAGCCATACGGTCAGGATGGAAAACATCTAATTGATCGAGTTTTTCACCTTGTCCAATGAACTTGATTGGCTTACCAGTAACGGAACGAATTGAAAGTGCGGCACCACCACGTGTGTCACCATCTAACTTCGTCAAAACGACACCAGTAATATCTAGTTGTTCGTCAAATCCATGAGCAACTTTGGCAGCCACTTGACCAGTCATTGAATCAGCAACGAACAAGATTTCATTCGGATGTGCCAAATCTTTGATCTTTTGAAGTTCTTCCATCAATTGTTCATCGATTTCCAAACGTCCGGCCGTATCAATAATTACATAGTCATTTTTATTTTCTTTCGCCACTGCCAAACCGTTTTTAACGATTTCTACTGGATCATTATCAGTTCCCTCGTCATAAACTGGTACGTCAAGTTGTTGACCAATAGTCTTCAATTGTTCGATAGCAGCAGGACGATAAACATCTCCGGCAATGAACAATGGACGAGCCTTGTCATTTGTCTTCAAACGATTAGCTAATTTACCAGCTGTAGTAGTTTTACCAGCACCTTGGAGACCAACCATCATAATAATCGTTGGAATGTGTGGTGCCTTATTCAATGGAACTGCTTCCTGTCCCATCAATTTAGTTAACTCTTCATCAACAATCTTGATAACTTGTTGTGAAGGAGTCAAACTTTCCATTACTTCTGCGCCCAAAGCACGTTCACGAACAGTCTTAACGAAAGTCTTAACAACGTCAAAATTGACATCGGCTTCCAATAAGGCCATTCGAACTTCACGCATTACTTTACGAACATCTTCGTCAGAAAGCTTACCTTTTCCCTTTAAGGAAGAAAAAACTTTTTGTAAACGTTCGCTTAATCCTTCAAAAGCCATACTCTACTCCTACATTTCATTTATTTTTGAAATTCTTTGTACTAATGCTAATAATTCTTTATCATCAGCATATTTAGTTTGAACCAATTGACTGAGATTTTTTGAAATATCATCAATTTCTTGAGTTTTCTCAACTAAACCGAGTTCTTTCTCAAATGATTCTAACAAATTGACAGACCGATGCAAGTTATCTAACACCGCTTGTCTAGAAACATCTAATTGTTCAGAGATTTCACTGAGTGAAAAATCTTCTACATAATAAAGATCCATATAGCGGCTTTGCTTTTTCGTCAATAATGAATGATAAAAATTATATAACAGATTGATTCGAGTCGTTTCATCAATATCCATTATTTATCAGAGGCTCCAACAATCAAATCCTTGAACAAACCGTAAATGAATTTCTCTGGGTCAAAGTCACGTAAGTCATCCATTTGTTCACCAAGACCAACTAATTTAACTGGAATGTGCAATTCATTTCTGATTGCCAAGACGACACCACCTTGGGAACTTCCATCCAATTTAGTCAAAACAATCCCGGAAACCTCAGTTGTTTCGTTAAATTGCTTGGCTTGACTCAAAGCATTTTGTCCCGTTGAACCATCGAGTACCAACAAGACTTCTTGTGGTGCATCTGGCAATTCACGAGTAATGACACGTTTGATTTTTTCTAGCTCACGCATCAAACCTTCTTTATTTTGCAAACGTCCGGCCGTATCAACTAACAAGATATCAAAATCTTCATTGACTGCTCGTTGAACAGCATCGTAAACGACTGAAGCCGGATCAGTGTGAGCTTTACTTGCTTGAACAGGAACATTTACACGTTTACCCCATTCTTGCAATTGTTCGATAGCACCAGCTCTAAATGTATCACCAGCTGCCAACAAGACTTTTTTACCTTCTGATTGATAACGATGAGCTAGTTTTCCGATAGTGGTAGTTTTACCAGCACCATTAACACCGACAAACAAGAAGATAGTAGGCGTCTTATCAGTACTGAACTTCAAATCGTTATCTTCATCCTTGCCTTCTTCACCGTACATATCAACTAACTTACGCACAATAACGTTAGATACATCGGATTTCTTCTTAGCGTTTTCTAACTTAACTTCCTCACGTAACTCATCAGAAATACGCATTGCAGTTTCATAACCGACATCAGATTCAATCAACAATTCTTCCAAATCATCAAAGAAATCTTCGTCGACACTTCTAAAGTTAGCTAAGAAATGATTTAAACGAGAACTAAAGGAATTACGACTCTTTTTTAAACCTTCATCGTATTCTTTGACATCATCCTTTGGCTTTTCAGCTTCTTCAGTTTCTTTGGATTCTTCAGTAGCTGGCTCAGTAGTTTCTTCTTCAGTCTTTTCATCTGATTCAGAAACTTCCTCTGGAGCTGATTCTTCTGGAGTGCTTTCTGGTTCTTCCTTAACGGTTTCAGAAGTCTGCTCAGGTTCAGCTTCAGAATTTGTCTCTGATTCTACCGTTTTTGATTCAGGTTCTTCAACAGTAGGTTCTGCTGGTTCGGGCTTTTCTTCAACTATTGATTCATCTTCAGTAGCTTCCTCTGGTTGAGCCTCTGTCGTAGATTCTTTTTTCTCTTCAGGAGAAGCTGATTCTGGTTTTGAGTTTTGGTCAGATTCAGGGGCTTGTTCTGAAGATTTTTTCTTTA comes from Companilactobacillus pabuli and encodes:
- a CDS encoding histidine phosphatase family protein, producing MTQFYFIRHGQTKANVLKMKQGTINSEITYLNDNGQKQAETLRDHFDISFADRIISSPLNRTKQTTEILNQKAQLPVSFDKRLLEISYGQWDGQKNADLRKQHPDAYNNYWDDVLPMYVKYAQDGETFDDVINRVHEFLIEATNKYPNDKIICVTHGFTIKASALDVLKPKDPMSLPEPRNTSVTKITSVSDKEFYLEYYNQVFN
- a CDS encoding Gfo/Idh/MocA family protein, which translates into the protein MKLAIIGSGNIVHDFLTITKDLKETQLTAIIGTNRSIDILKQLQSEYHIGQVFTDFDEALKKSDFDTVYVAVPNFLHYQFAKKALENGKNVISEKPFTVKYEEFEDLKKIALEKHLVLLEAITTQYLQNFLDLKKKLPELGDLKIIESNYSQYSSRYDAFKAGKILPAFDPKKGGGALMDLNIYNIHFIVGLLGRPKKVTYLPNIERNIDTSGILTLDYGSVKAVAIGAKDSVIPFRSSVIQGNHGSIVVNGPTNEMKSFDIYDNDKELVEKIDHNVYPHRMYQEFVEFEKIIRTNDLQAVQQHLQHSEDVMWVVKKALESADLKLD
- a CDS encoding MurR/RpiR family transcriptional regulator; translated protein: MTIINQLKAQDNFNGSEKDLANYILKNKEDVLNLSIQKLAINTFSSTSTIVRLCRKIGLKGFKDFKIKLSAELQKHYDDISTIDPDFPFTEDDSNKEIAQKIASVMETSIKQTSELLDNSTLEKAIRLILKAKNLGIFAYGDTYISALSFQNKLMKINFHAQLPTLVEESNFLAANFQKDDCALVIFYSGQTKSTYQMTKILRLKRLGKFD
- the rplS gene encoding 50S ribosomal protein L19 → MNKLIQDITKEQLRSDIPDFRSGDTIRVHAKVVEGSRERIQLFEGVVIKRHGSGISATYTVRKVSNGVGVERTFPLNTPRVEQIEVIRHGRVRRSKLYYLRARTGKAARIKERRRDI
- the trmD gene encoding tRNA (guanosine(37)-N1)-methyltransferase TrmD, translated to MDITILSIFPKMFQALNESLIGKAQEKELVNIDVVDFRDFTTNKQNHVDDAPYGGGAGMLLQAQPIYDAMDYVEKKKPGKKRVVLLDPAGKTFNTKMAKDFAKEDQLVFICGHYEGFDERVKDLVTDEVSIGDYILTGGELPTMSMIDATLRFVPGVLGNSFSAEEESFSNNLLEYPQYSRPADFRGKKVPDVLISGDHEKIRLWRLEQALKKTLERRPDLLEHASLTDEEKKLLHKIRQNN
- the rimM gene encoding ribosome maturation factor RimM (Essential for efficient processing of 16S rRNA); protein product: MTEKLYRVGTIVNTHGIKGELRVIPITDFPKDRFKSGAKLFLKDKTEFVVESSRPHKNFVLVKLKGYDNINDVEKFVKSELFANGEEASDLEDGEFLYSQIIGLNVIDKDLGEVGKITEIMELGSNDVWVVKSPKYKEILLPYIDDVIKEVDLENKEVKVEIPDGLID
- the rpsP gene encoding 30S ribosomal protein S16, whose amino-acid sequence is MSVKIRMKRMGSKLRPFYRLVVADSRSPRDGRFIEQVGYYNPISQPEEIKLDDDKIVEWLNKGAQPSDTVRHLLKQHGIMQKFHESKFTK
- the ffh gene encoding signal recognition particle protein, whose translation is MAFEGLSERLQKVFSSLKGKGKLSDEDVRKVMREVRMALLEADVNFDVVKTFVKTVRERALGAEVMESLTPSQQVIKIVDEELTKLMGQEAVPLNKAPHIPTIIMMVGLQGAGKTTTAGKLANRLKTNDKARPLFIAGDVYRPAAIEQLKTIGQQLDVPVYDEGTDNDPVEIVKNGLAVAKENKNDYVIIDTAGRLEIDEQLMEELQKIKDLAHPNEILFVADSMTGQVAAKVAHGFDEQLDITGVVLTKLDGDTRGGAALSIRSVTGKPIKFIGQGEKLDQLDVFHPDRMANRILGMGDMLTLIEKAQTDYDEKQAKEVAEKIRENSFDFNDFIDQMDQIQKMGPLDELMKMIPGMANNPALANINIGEKDIAHLKAIVYSMTPKEREDPDLLNPSRRRRIAAGSGQSVQNVNRMIKQFKQSRDMMNKMSKGNMAGMEQLMGNGVQGRLGKMAMKSMVRRNKKKKKKRLKKIKRFKS
- the ylxM gene encoding YlxM family DNA-binding protein, with translation MDIDETTRINLLYNFYHSLLTKKQSRYMDLYYVEDFSLSEISEQLDVSRQAVLDNLHRSVNLLESFEKELGLVEKTQEIDDISKNLSQLVQTKYADDKELLALVQRISKINEM
- the ftsY gene encoding signal recognition particle-docking protein FtsY yields the protein MGLFDRIKKAFTGKDDSEEKELKKKSSEQAPESDQNSKPESASPEEKKESTTEAQPEEATEDESIVEEKPEPAEPTVEEPESKTVESETNSEAEPEQTSETVKEEPESTPEESAPEEVSESDEKTEEETTEPATEESKETEEAEKPKDDVKEYDEGLKKSRNSFSSRLNHFLANFRSVDEDFFDDLEELLIESDVGYETAMRISDELREEVKLENAKKKSDVSNVIVRKLVDMYGEEGKDEDNDLKFSTDKTPTIFLFVGVNGAGKTTTIGKLAHRYQSEGKKVLLAAGDTFRAGAIEQLQEWGKRVNVPVQASKAHTDPASVVYDAVQRAVNEDFDILLVDTAGRLQNKEGLMRELEKIKRVITRELPDAPQEVLLVLDGSTGQNALSQAKQFNETTEVSGIVLTKLDGSSQGGVVLAIRNELHIPVKLVGLGEQMDDLRDFDPEKFIYGLFKDLIVGASDK